The sequence GCTCCAGGCTAAAAATGGCGTGATATCAGTTTGATAGTACATATCATAACAACGAGTTTGCGGACCAATAATATCCGCAGGTATGTGCGGCACGTCGCCATGAATACCCGAAGCTGTAGCATTTATAACTAAATCAAACTGCTGCCCACTCAGAGCCTGCATCTCGATAGCATCAATATCACCTAAATGATGGAATACTTCAGCGAGTTGTTGCGCCCGAGCATAAGTCCTATTCGTAATAACGACTTTACAACCATATGAAAGTAAAGGGAGGATAACCCCTCGAGCCGCTCCACCAGCCCCCACCAATAAAATACGATCAGTTGTTTGGATCAAATGCTGTCGTTCAAGATCACTGAGTAAACCAATACCATCGGTATTGTCACCCAATAAGCGCCCATCTTCTAATTGCTTAATCGTATTGACAGCGCCTGCCAGTGACGCACGCTCAGTTAGTTCATCACACTTCGCATGAGCTCGTTCTTTAAACGGCGTAGTTATGTTC comes from Yersinia canariae and encodes:
- the aroE gene encoding shikimate dehydrogenase, yielding MDQKFAVFGNPIGHSKSPRIHALFAEQTGIEHHYGKVLAPNESFEETLTSFFADGARGANITTPFKERAHAKCDELTERASLAGAVNTIKQLEDGRLLGDNTDGIGLLSDLERQHLIQTTDRILLVGAGGAARGVILPLLSYGCKVVITNRTYARAQQLAEVFHHLGDIDAIEMQALSGQQFDLVINATASGIHGDVPHIPADIIGPQTRCYDMYYQTDITPFLAWSTQLGVTNYADGLGMLVGQAAHAFQLWHGVMPAIAPVLNQLRNELGK